A genomic window from Halogeometricum borinquense DSM 11551 includes:
- a CDS encoding AAA family ATPase, with translation MPGDDIDRVQKKLSRVRGEIAKRIVGQSDVIERLLVCILCDGNALLESNPGLGKTTLVRTVAEVTDLSFSRIQNTPDLMPSDITGTEIIREIDDGREFVFEKGPVFANLVLADEINRATPKTQAALLEAMQEQQVTAAGETYELPRPFFILATQNPIDQGGTYPLPEAQTDRFLMKILVDYPEEDEEFEIVNRYTGGGTAPEVERVLSRVELQRAQQFVQQMPIADDIRDRTVRLVRSTREAENVEFGASPRASMGLVLAAKARAFLAGRSHVSWEDVEEMALPILRHRILLDFRAEREGITPEDAVRQLLDEA, from the coding sequence ATGCCTGGAGACGACATCGACCGAGTGCAGAAGAAACTGTCCCGCGTCCGCGGTGAGATAGCAAAGCGAATCGTCGGCCAGTCCGACGTAATCGAGCGTCTGCTCGTCTGCATTCTCTGCGACGGCAACGCGCTCTTGGAGTCGAATCCCGGTCTCGGGAAGACGACGCTCGTCCGGACGGTGGCCGAAGTGACCGACCTCTCCTTTTCACGGATCCAGAACACGCCCGACCTCATGCCGTCGGACATCACGGGGACCGAAATCATCCGCGAGATCGACGATGGTCGGGAGTTCGTCTTCGAGAAGGGGCCGGTGTTCGCAAATCTCGTCCTCGCCGACGAGATCAACCGCGCGACGCCGAAGACGCAGGCCGCCCTCCTCGAAGCGATGCAAGAACAACAGGTGACGGCGGCGGGCGAGACGTACGAACTCCCCCGTCCGTTCTTCATCCTCGCCACGCAGAACCCCATCGACCAAGGCGGCACGTACCCACTCCCCGAGGCGCAAACCGACCGCTTCCTGATGAAAATCCTCGTCGATTACCCCGAAGAAGACGAGGAGTTCGAGATTGTGAATCGGTACACCGGCGGCGGGACGGCACCCGAAGTCGAACGCGTCTTGAGTCGCGTGGAACTGCAACGCGCACAGCAGTTCGTCCAGCAGATGCCGATTGCGGACGATATCCGCGACCGGACGGTGCGACTGGTTCGTTCGACGCGCGAGGCGGAGAACGTCGAGTTCGGGGCGAGTCCCCGTGCGAGCATGGGTCTCGTCCTCGCGGCGAAGGCGCGCGCGTTCCTCGCAGGGCGGTCGCACGTCAGTTGGGAGGACGTCGAAGAGATGGCACTGCCCATCCTCCGCCACCGCATCCTCTTGGACTTCCGCGCCGAACGCGAGGGGATCACGCCGGAGGATGCGGTCCGACAACTCCTTGATGAGGCGTAA
- a CDS encoding DUF58 domain-containing protein: MTIEPDFFAELERFEASLQRISEDVQQGEQESRSVGEGLTFSDYRRYAPGDDTRLIDWRVYARTEEYYVKQFEEERNLTVHVLVDTSASMDYGDGDAHKFEFGAKIGLGFAYLTAEENNDFRFSTFRNRPKRLDTGRSNRGDLLRVVDLLNETELSDKADLVSALEEYASTIHSRSLVVVVSDFLTDPDEVESAVAALEENDVILVQTLAPDELDPDVTGDTIFEDPESGDSLRSYFGGSMANKYHDRLQSHVEAISERATTHRADHILVNTGAAFFDAFADVWVE, from the coding sequence GTGACCATCGAACCGGACTTCTTCGCCGAACTCGAACGGTTCGAAGCCTCGCTGCAGCGCATCTCCGAAGACGTTCAGCAGGGCGAACAGGAGTCCCGAAGCGTCGGTGAAGGACTAACGTTCAGCGACTACCGTCGGTACGCGCCCGGCGACGACACGCGACTCATCGACTGGCGGGTGTACGCGCGAACCGAGGAGTACTACGTCAAACAGTTCGAGGAAGAACGAAATCTCACTGTCCACGTCCTCGTGGATACCTCGGCGTCGATGGACTACGGCGACGGCGACGCACACAAGTTCGAGTTCGGCGCGAAAATCGGTCTTGGATTCGCCTACCTCACCGCCGAGGAGAACAACGACTTCCGCTTTTCGACGTTCCGCAACCGACCGAAGCGTCTCGACACCGGACGGTCGAATCGGGGAGACCTCCTTCGGGTCGTTGACCTGTTGAACGAGACGGAGTTGTCGGACAAGGCTGATCTCGTGTCCGCGCTCGAAGAATACGCGAGTACCATCCACTCTCGCTCACTGGTAGTCGTCGTCAGCGACTTTCTCACCGACCCCGACGAAGTGGAGTCGGCCGTCGCCGCCCTCGAAGAGAACGACGTGATACTCGTACAGACGCTCGCGCCGGACGAGCTCGACCCTGACGTGACGGGCGACACCATCTTCGAGGACCCCGAGTCCGGCGATTCCTTGCGGTCGTACTTCGGTGGCTCCATGGCCAACAAGTACCACGACAGACTCCAGTCGCACGTCGAAGCCATCTCCGAACGGGCGACGACGCACCGTGCGGACCACATTCTCGTGAACACGGGGGCTGCGTTCTTCGACGCCTTCGCAGACGTGTGGGTCGAATAA
- a CDS encoding ABC transporter permease has translation MSAPPTADVGTGRSSAFETLPRGSLVVAFAVVQLVAFAATYTAGIPTVYAGFALLSVFGAAVAANEGVFGVTIAVLGSVLLLAVGLPLAMFVARQRPSLILERALDPDVHRMLYLSVYAPLLAALVSVIFGVPLALALSRGFPGRTLVASLVDLPLVVPHSAAGIIVLFGFGRGGAFPQLTVLGTVTGMVLAMVFVSAPYAVNSAREAFEAVDDRLEYASRIHGASRFETFRRVTGPLAVRGIVTGGVLAWARSVSEFGAVAIVAYSVRFFYPPAGREVTSQHAPVFIRKAYLTGGLDQSGAVTFLLLLVSTAVFLIIRWLAADTTRTGGIR, from the coding sequence ATGTCCGCACCACCAACGGCAGATGTAGGCACCGGGCGGAGCAGTGCGTTCGAGACGCTTCCACGCGGGTCGCTCGTGGTGGCGTTCGCCGTCGTCCAACTCGTCGCGTTCGCGGCGACATACACCGCTGGAATACCGACTGTGTACGCGGGGTTTGCGCTGTTGAGCGTCTTCGGCGCGGCCGTCGCCGCCAACGAAGGCGTGTTCGGCGTGACTATCGCCGTCCTCGGGAGCGTTCTTCTGTTGGCCGTCGGGTTGCCGCTTGCGATGTTCGTCGCCCGTCAGCGACCGTCGCTCATCCTCGAACGTGCGCTTGATCCCGATGTCCACCGGATGTTGTACCTCTCCGTGTACGCTCCCTTACTCGCGGCGCTCGTGAGCGTCATCTTCGGTGTTCCGCTCGCACTCGCACTCTCGCGGGGGTTCCCCGGCCGGACGCTCGTCGCAAGTCTCGTCGATCTACCGCTCGTCGTTCCGCACTCCGCGGCGGGCATTATCGTCCTGTTCGGTTTCGGACGAGGCGGCGCGTTCCCGCAGTTAACTGTCCTCGGGACGGTAACCGGGATGGTGCTGGCGATGGTGTTCGTCAGCGCGCCGTACGCGGTCAACAGCGCCCGCGAAGCGTTCGAGGCGGTAGACGACCGTCTGGAGTACGCCTCGCGGATTCACGGTGCGAGTCGCTTCGAGACGTTCCGGCGGGTGACGGGACCGCTGGCCGTTCGCGGCATCGTGACCGGCGGCGTGCTGGCGTGGGCGCGGTCGGTCTCGGAGTTCGGTGCGGTGGCTATCGTCGCCTACAGCGTTCGATTCTTCTACCCGCCCGCGGGACGTGAGGTGACGAGCCAGCACGCCCCCGTGTTCATCCGGAAGGCGTACCTGACCGGCGGTCTCGATCAGAGCGGCGCGGTCACGTTCCTTTTGCTGCTCGTCTCGACGGCCGTCTTCCTCATCATCCGATGGCTCGCCGCCGATACGACCAGAACGGGAGGGATTCGATGA
- a CDS encoding Lrp/AsnC family transcriptional regulator, whose translation MDDKRELLDLLLRNARESPEDIARQTGLDAAAVEALIDELEEDGVIRGYQAVVDWDRVDEEHVQAQVELNVELDRETGYEEISRRIAKFPEVTSLCLVSGDYDFALTVEGDSMHDVSRFISERIAPIPEVTQTVTHFVMETYKDRGIEMGDGDDDDRLTFSP comes from the coding sequence ATGGACGACAAGCGGGAACTGCTCGACCTGTTGCTCCGCAACGCTCGTGAGAGCCCAGAAGACATCGCTCGACAGACTGGACTCGACGCAGCAGCGGTCGAAGCACTCATCGACGAGTTGGAGGAAGACGGCGTCATCCGCGGGTACCAAGCGGTCGTCGATTGGGACCGCGTGGACGAAGAACACGTGCAAGCGCAGGTCGAGTTGAACGTCGAACTCGACCGCGAGACGGGATACGAGGAGATTTCGCGCCGTATCGCCAAGTTCCCAGAAGTGACGTCGCTCTGTTTGGTTTCGGGCGATTACGACTTCGCGCTCACTGTCGAAGGTGACTCGATGCACGACGTATCTAGGTTCATCTCCGAACGCATCGCTCCCATCCCCGAGGTGACGCAGACGGTCACACACTTCGTCATGGAGACGTACAAGGACCGCGGCATCGAGATGGGCGACGGCGATGATGACGACCGACTCACGTTCTCGCCATGA
- a CDS encoding DUF7408 domain-containing protein, producing MALSDVFLTPLGFAALAAAIPILILYLVRPDPRRIQFPTYQFLTEDQRENESNPVFERLKRSTLLLLQLLVILLLATALSTPYVSTSQSETVEETVLVVDASASMNVQSDGGTRFSRAVSEAQDAVTGTTSIVVAGAEPRVELRSGPADDAKSVLTGLSPTDAPGDLRSAISTAASIAGEGSRIVVVSDFADDSAWRDAVRVARARGLSVELRQFNGGGAGNVGIVSRSFSGTEVTVSLKNYGNDSVTRSVSLGGTQKSLSLGPGDVRSVTFQIPASGGTVTLSPGDDFPTDDTASVAAPPDAVVDVLVVTNDENNYLTTALSVIDSVKLTVKNPPTPTDGNYDVVVYSNVEGERLLAGNLQAGRDAIKNGGGVVIQAQSPMPKRYDDLLLLSPNGTGTNPTLTSPAKTELMRNINFPPPELYLQGELREGKALLKTADGTPMIATAQRGSGQILYYGYIESDSSFKYNYQYPVFWKRAVYDLAGRPPLSALNEQTGTRLSFENETSITTPEGAVTASSVRLDDSGFYEVDGTRYSASLLSESESAVVASDIGATDNESVASREEEKTAPDPLTEWVALAAIGGVVLEVAYLRRRGDL from the coding sequence ATGGCCCTCTCTGACGTCTTTCTCACCCCGCTGGGATTCGCCGCCCTTGCCGCCGCGATTCCCATCCTCATTCTGTATCTGGTTCGCCCCGATCCGCGGCGGATTCAGTTCCCGACGTACCAGTTCCTCACAGAGGACCAACGAGAGAACGAGTCGAACCCGGTATTCGAACGACTCAAACGAAGTACGCTGTTGCTGTTGCAACTGCTGGTGATTCTCCTGCTCGCCACGGCGCTGTCCACGCCGTACGTGTCTACTTCGCAGTCCGAAACCGTCGAGGAGACGGTCTTAGTCGTGGATGCAAGCGCCAGCATGAACGTTCAGTCCGACGGCGGGACGCGATTCTCGCGTGCTGTCTCCGAGGCGCAGGATGCCGTCACCGGCACTACCTCTATCGTCGTCGCCGGTGCGGAGCCACGTGTCGAACTCCGGAGCGGGCCGGCGGACGATGCGAAGTCGGTTCTCACGGGTCTGTCGCCCACTGACGCACCCGGTGATTTACGCTCGGCCATCTCTACAGCGGCATCTATCGCGGGTGAAGGATCCCGAATCGTCGTCGTAAGCGACTTCGCCGATGACAGTGCGTGGCGGGACGCGGTCCGCGTTGCCCGCGCTCGCGGTCTGTCGGTCGAACTCCGCCAGTTCAATGGCGGCGGGGCAGGCAACGTTGGTATCGTCAGCCGGTCGTTTTCGGGCACCGAGGTGACGGTGTCGCTGAAGAACTACGGCAACGATTCCGTGACGCGAAGCGTCTCGCTCGGCGGCACACAGAAGTCGCTGTCGCTCGGCCCGGGCGACGTTCGTTCGGTGACGTTCCAGATTCCGGCGAGCGGCGGGACGGTCACACTTTCGCCCGGCGATGACTTCCCGACGGACGACACCGCTTCGGTCGCCGCACCGCCGGACGCCGTCGTGGACGTTCTCGTCGTGACGAACGACGAGAACAACTACCTCACGACCGCGCTCTCGGTCATCGATAGCGTCAAACTCACGGTGAAGAACCCGCCGACGCCGACGGACGGCAACTACGACGTGGTCGTCTACTCGAACGTGGAGGGCGAACGACTCCTCGCGGGCAACCTGCAGGCGGGACGTGACGCAATCAAGAACGGCGGCGGCGTCGTGATTCAGGCGCAGTCACCCATGCCGAAGCGGTACGACGATCTGCTTTTGCTCTCCCCCAACGGAACGGGGACGAACCCGACGCTCACCTCGCCCGCAAAGACGGAACTGATGCGGAACATCAACTTCCCACCGCCGGAGCTGTACCTCCAAGGCGAACTCCGCGAGGGGAAGGCGCTCTTGAAAACGGCAGATGGTACGCCGATGATCGCAACCGCCCAGCGCGGTTCCGGCCAGATACTCTACTACGGCTACATCGAGTCGGACTCGTCGTTCAAGTACAACTACCAGTATCCGGTGTTCTGGAAGCGCGCTGTCTACGACCTCGCCGGACGGCCGCCGCTCTCGGCGTTGAACGAGCAGACCGGCACGCGCCTGTCGTTCGAGAACGAGACGAGCATTACGACGCCCGAGGGTGCGGTCACCGCGTCGTCTGTCCGTCTCGACGATTCCGGGTTCTACGAAGTTGACGGCACGCGATACAGCGCGTCGCTGTTGAGTGAATCCGAGTCCGCCGTCGTCGCGTCCGACATCGGCGCCACAGATAACGAGAGCGTGGCGTCGCGCGAGGAAGAGAAAACCGCTCCGGACCCGCTGACCGAATGGGTCGCACTCGCCGCTATCGGTGGCGTCGTCCTCGAAGTCGCCTACCTCCGCCGACGAGGTGATCTCTAA
- a CDS encoding extracellular solute-binding protein: MSKHRRGEQRQKWSRLAGGRSRRAFLKAGGAAGVAALAGCSGVQDGGGTTTGATTGTASSMADSLTIFHAGSLEPPFSAAEAAFEEQYDVEVNREAKGSVASTKKITQQGRRADVLGVSDFRLIRNRVLPEYGKWYSIFTTNSMSIQYREDSNGAEDISTDNWWEVLSRDGVTIGHSDPAVDPGGYRAVMTQQLGAKSFDGAKLYDQSTYEKLRANSVVPTGTETNLEGQLKSGKLDYAIYYQSISSTSELPYIDLQPQVDLSKATSEYAEHYAKATVETDSGTFTGAPIAYGITVPDVADAPNLGAKWVEFMLNGEGQNALEAKGLVPVEPAVVPKSGADAVPSNVMEYATAKSTLGPMEL, encoded by the coding sequence ATGTCGAAACATCGGCGCGGGGAACAACGGCAGAAGTGGAGCCGACTCGCAGGCGGCCGGTCCCGGCGAGCGTTTTTGAAAGCCGGCGGCGCAGCAGGTGTGGCCGCGTTAGCCGGGTGCTCCGGTGTGCAGGATGGGGGTGGAACCACGACCGGAGCGACGACGGGGACGGCGTCGTCGATGGCCGATTCGCTGACGATATTCCACGCGGGAAGCCTCGAACCGCCGTTCAGCGCGGCCGAAGCCGCGTTCGAGGAACAGTACGATGTCGAAGTCAATCGCGAGGCGAAGGGGTCGGTGGCATCCACGAAGAAGATCACACAGCAGGGCCGACGCGCCGACGTACTCGGCGTGTCTGATTTCCGTCTCATCAGAAACCGCGTGCTTCCGGAGTACGGGAAGTGGTACTCCATCTTCACGACGAACTCGATGTCGATCCAGTACCGCGAGGACTCCAACGGGGCAGAAGACATCAGTACAGACAACTGGTGGGAAGTGCTCTCGCGGGACGGCGTGACTATCGGGCACAGCGATCCGGCCGTAGACCCCGGTGGATACCGTGCCGTCATGACCCAACAGTTGGGTGCGAAGTCGTTCGACGGGGCGAAGCTCTACGACCAATCGACGTACGAGAAACTGCGGGCGAACTCGGTCGTCCCTACGGGGACCGAGACGAATCTCGAAGGCCAACTAAAGTCGGGCAAACTCGACTACGCCATCTACTACCAGTCGATCAGTTCGACCTCGGAACTCCCGTACATCGATCTCCAACCGCAAGTGGACCTCTCGAAAGCAACGTCTGAATACGCCGAACACTACGCCAAAGCGACGGTTGAGACGGACAGCGGGACGTTCACTGGCGCACCCATCGCCTACGGAATTACCGTTCCCGACGTGGCCGACGCGCCGAATCTCGGCGCGAAGTGGGTGGAGTTCATGCTCAACGGCGAAGGGCAAAACGCACTCGAAGCAAAAGGTCTCGTCCCGGTCGAACCCGCCGTCGTCCCGAAGTCCGGGGCTGACGCCGTGCCGTCGAACGTGATGGAGTACGCGACTGCGAAGTCCACGCTCGGGCCGATGGAACTGTAA
- a CDS encoding ABC transporter ATP-binding protein, whose translation MTLSVDVEATFTARGADPFTTAAAFEVKRGETAVVLGPSGSGKSLLLETVAGFHSHDGSVALDGTDLTPKAPENRRFGFVFQNYMLFPNMTVAENVRYGDRYHETTGDAAELLAELGISDLADRYPSTLSGGEKQRVALARSLYVRPDVLLLDEPLSALDVPTQTRLRQDMLDVLDGVTAVYVTHDRTTARTLADRILVMNEGRIVQRGTPDAVFDRPTSQFVAQFTGSNCVPLDTDDLRSAVDGSGNAEYLAVRPENVRLDNGSGDVTARVERVVREDAVFRVTLAVSDHRIDAYTTDPPAPGSSVGVSFEESASTLL comes from the coding sequence ATGACGCTCTCGGTCGATGTCGAGGCGACGTTCACCGCGCGCGGAGCGGACCCGTTCACCACGGCCGCGGCGTTCGAAGTCAAGCGCGGTGAGACAGCGGTCGTTCTCGGCCCCAGTGGAAGCGGGAAGTCGCTCCTCCTTGAGACAGTCGCGGGGTTCCACTCACACGATGGGTCCGTCGCTCTCGACGGCACCGACCTCACGCCTAAGGCACCCGAAAACCGCCGGTTCGGATTCGTGTTCCAGAACTACATGCTGTTTCCGAACATGACCGTCGCGGAAAACGTTCGGTACGGCGACCGCTATCACGAGACGACGGGCGACGCGGCGGAACTGCTGGCCGAACTCGGAATTAGCGATCTTGCGGATCGGTACCCATCGACATTGTCCGGCGGCGAGAAACAGCGGGTCGCACTCGCGCGTTCGCTGTACGTTCGCCCGGATGTTCTCCTCTTGGACGAACCGCTCTCGGCGCTCGACGTGCCGACGCAGACACGACTCAGACAGGACATGCTCGATGTCCTCGATGGCGTCACCGCGGTCTACGTCACGCACGACCGGACGACGGCCCGAACGCTCGCCGACCGGATACTGGTGATGAACGAGGGGCGTATCGTCCAGCGCGGAACGCCCGACGCCGTCTTCGACCGTCCGACATCGCAGTTCGTCGCGCAGTTTACCGGAAGTAACTGTGTCCCCCTCGACACCGACGATCTCCGCAGTGCCGTTGATGGGTCGGGAAACGCCGAATATCTCGCTGTCCGTCCGGAAAACGTCCGACTCGACAACGGATCGGGCGACGTTACGGCGAGAGTCGAACGAGTCGTCCGTGAGGATGCCGTGTTCCGCGTGACCCTCGCTGTCAGCGACCACCGGATCGATGCCTACACTACTGATCCGCCCGCGCCCGGATCTTCCGTCGGCGTTTCGTTCGAGGAGTCCGCAAGTACGTTGCTCTGA
- a CDS encoding VWA domain-containing protein, translating into MVGFELPTGMTVGVERPLFLLALPIGVILLWAFVWYRADGTASNRSRQWFFVVRILTVVLLVVSAAGPYTAQSTETLGEPKVTLLVDRSDSTTVAPQRADKVASAIEKAGVPVATTTIASGGSSPIGDGVAANLRENGSVLLLSDGRVTEGRSLSEVTELARSLNTTVSTVSPEPNTKERYVSVNGPSKTSVGVESTFLVSVGGVEINTPAKVTVAVDGEQVLETTIQNATDAREFTHTFSETGTHRITAEMESTDKFEQNDVFRKTVRAVDRPKILYVSERGYPFESYLRNVYNVEKRSSVPEDLSPYYAVVVQDMPASRIGNVDALQEYVIDGNGLLVVGGPNSFENGNYESSSLASMLPVTTGDGRGQSTNIVLSIDVSGSSKGGMRVQKAVSLSALKQLGDENEVGIVGFNHRTYSVAERQPLGPNREALADRIRRLQAGGATDIAGGLRGAGKMLGDDPGTVILISDGHDRVEESISYAKQLRSEGKRIIAIGAGKNPNEKNLRTIARASGGSYFRATETNRLNILFGGAQSYEGEGLTMVDPNTFITSGVRLTANPGSTNDVSIRRGADFLVASEDGTPAVATWRYGLGRVATITTYGADGSLDGLLGKPDSLLLTKSTNYVIGDPERKATGITGISDTRVGSSTTVTYRGDERPFVEGVSFRQVGDGAYRASVTPDEAGFHEVMDAAYAANYRAEYGAFGPDPALDDLVDGTGGKEFTADQGEEIAEFTREQSRRVRSVKTDWTWLALVLALVSFSLDVIYRRVQVRRSSTAGEGGLT; encoded by the coding sequence ATGGTCGGCTTCGAGCTCCCAACGGGCATGACTGTCGGCGTAGAGCGGCCGCTGTTCCTCCTCGCTTTGCCCATCGGGGTCATCCTCCTGTGGGCGTTCGTGTGGTACAGAGCGGACGGAACGGCGTCAAATCGGAGTCGGCAGTGGTTCTTCGTCGTGCGCATCCTCACCGTCGTCCTCCTCGTCGTTTCCGCCGCCGGACCGTACACGGCCCAGTCAACCGAGACCTTGGGGGAACCGAAGGTGACACTCCTCGTAGATCGCTCTGATAGTACGACTGTCGCGCCCCAACGCGCCGACAAAGTTGCGTCGGCTATCGAGAAAGCGGGTGTTCCGGTGGCGACGACGACGATTGCCAGCGGCGGCTCCTCGCCTATCGGCGACGGTGTGGCCGCGAACCTCCGCGAGAACGGGAGCGTCCTCCTCCTTTCGGATGGCAGGGTGACAGAGGGACGGTCGCTTTCCGAGGTAACGGAACTCGCTCGGTCGCTGAACACCACCGTCTCCACCGTTTCGCCCGAACCCAACACGAAAGAACGGTATGTGTCGGTTAACGGTCCCTCGAAGACGAGCGTCGGCGTCGAAAGCACGTTCCTCGTCAGCGTCGGCGGCGTCGAAATAAACACGCCGGCCAAAGTGACCGTCGCGGTAGACGGCGAGCAAGTGTTGGAGACGACGATTCAGAACGCCACCGACGCCCGCGAGTTCACGCACACGTTCTCGGAGACGGGGACGCATCGAATCACCGCGGAGATGGAATCGACCGACAAGTTCGAACAAAACGACGTGTTCCGCAAGACGGTCCGCGCCGTAGACCGGCCGAAGATTCTGTACGTCTCCGAGCGGGGCTACCCGTTCGAGAGTTACCTCCGCAACGTGTACAACGTCGAAAAGCGGTCGTCAGTTCCCGAAGACCTCTCGCCGTACTACGCCGTCGTCGTGCAGGATATGCCCGCGAGCCGTATCGGCAACGTGGACGCTCTCCAAGAGTACGTCATCGATGGCAACGGACTGCTTGTCGTCGGCGGACCGAACTCGTTCGAGAACGGTAACTACGAGAGTTCCTCGCTGGCGTCGATGCTCCCGGTGACCACCGGCGACGGGAGAGGCCAATCAACGAACATCGTCCTCTCAATCGACGTTTCGGGGAGTTCCAAAGGCGGTATGCGCGTACAGAAAGCCGTCTCGCTCTCCGCGCTGAAACAACTCGGCGACGAAAACGAAGTCGGCATCGTCGGCTTCAATCATCGCACCTACAGCGTCGCAGAGCGACAGCCGCTTGGCCCCAACCGCGAGGCGCTGGCTGACCGAATTCGTCGTCTACAGGCGGGCGGCGCAACGGACATCGCAGGCGGTCTCCGCGGTGCGGGGAAAATGCTCGGCGACGATCCGGGCACGGTCATCCTCATCAGCGACGGACACGACCGGGTCGAAGAGTCCATCAGTTACGCCAAACAGCTCCGCTCGGAAGGCAAGCGTATCATCGCAATCGGTGCGGGGAAGAACCCCAACGAGAAGAACCTCCGCACTATCGCCCGCGCGTCCGGCGGGAGTTACTTCCGCGCGACCGAGACGAACCGCCTCAATATCCTGTTCGGCGGGGCGCAGTCGTACGAGGGCGAAGGCCTGACCATGGTTGATCCGAACACGTTCATCACGTCCGGTGTGAGGCTGACGGCGAATCCGGGTTCGACCAATGACGTGTCCATCCGACGTGGCGCGGACTTCCTCGTGGCGAGCGAGGACGGCACGCCCGCTGTCGCCACGTGGCGCTACGGTCTCGGTCGCGTCGCCACCATCACGACGTACGGCGCGGACGGGAGCCTCGACGGCCTCCTCGGCAAGCCCGATTCGCTGCTCTTGACGAAATCGACGAATTACGTCATCGGCGATCCGGAACGGAAAGCGACCGGCATCACCGGCATCTCAGATACTCGCGTCGGGTCTTCGACGACAGTGACGTACCGCGGTGACGAGCGCCCGTTTGTCGAGGGCGTAAGCTTCCGGCAAGTCGGTGACGGGGCGTACCGGGCATCAGTAACGCCCGACGAGGCTGGCTTCCACGAGGTGATGGACGCCGCGTACGCCGCAAACTACCGAGCCGAGTACGGCGCGTTCGGTCCGGATCCCGCTCTGGACGACTTAGTGGATGGAACCGGCGGTAAGGAGTTCACCGCGGATCAGGGCGAGGAAATAGCCGAGTTCACCCGCGAACAGTCCCGACGGGTTCGGTCCGTCAAAACTGACTGGACGTGGCTAGCGCTAGTACTCGCGCTCGTATCATTCAGTCTCGATGTCATCTATCGGCGGGTTCAAGTCCGTCGGAGCAGTACCGCTGGTGAAGGAGGCTTGACATGA
- a CDS encoding DUF7502 family protein codes for MTEANDEREFDADSGFDWTVESKDGAGDAATAVSNGDSDETDGSDDSNEVTPDEAETAAGEANEATANETAADRDTSTAQMRAAISEVRREGRKIAFLYALLDAGLVALAVNIGLRLFRPDALGGALSLPGAVAGAGGVVPATIYGSTIAGLGIGILTFVAEFSFRTRRPLVEQFETANPAVREELRTARDSIEDGTDTEMARHLYEDVLGDLRETSSLELVGTRRVVVTSLLVVVVSLASIHVAVVGLDLSQTFDDGDQAGSLQPNPDEPDREDEDLEDGEQILGDAENISAGDESINASVQGTGSGEGTSGSTAPPSSYDDSGFADAAVESQQAGYAESENVEDAELIREYNLKIRDEDDEDDT; via the coding sequence ATGACAGAGGCAAACGACGAACGCGAGTTCGACGCTGACTCGGGATTTGACTGGACTGTCGAGTCCAAAGACGGCGCTGGCGATGCCGCGACAGCGGTCTCCAACGGCGACAGCGACGAGACGGACGGCTCCGACGACAGCAACGAAGTGACTCCCGACGAGGCGGAGACGGCTGCTGGGGAGGCTAACGAGGCGACAGCTAACGAGACGGCGGCCGACAGAGACACATCGACCGCCCAGATGCGTGCGGCAATCTCGGAAGTCCGCCGTGAGGGGCGCAAAATAGCGTTCCTCTACGCGCTCCTCGACGCCGGATTGGTCGCACTCGCTGTGAATATCGGTCTCCGTCTGTTTCGCCCGGATGCACTCGGCGGAGCGCTTTCGCTCCCCGGCGCAGTCGCCGGTGCTGGTGGTGTTGTCCCAGCAACAATTTACGGTTCGACTATCGCGGGCCTCGGTATCGGTATCCTCACCTTCGTCGCCGAGTTCTCCTTTCGGACGCGACGCCCGCTTGTCGAACAGTTCGAGACGGCCAACCCCGCTGTTAGAGAAGAACTCAGAACCGCACGGGACAGCATCGAAGATGGCACGGACACCGAGATGGCTCGTCACCTCTACGAGGACGTTCTCGGCGACCTGCGCGAGACATCGAGTCTCGAACTCGTCGGGACGCGCCGCGTCGTCGTCACCTCGCTTCTCGTCGTCGTCGTGAGTCTCGCCAGCATTCACGTCGCGGTCGTCGGTTTAGACCTCTCTCAGACGTTCGACGACGGCGATCAGGCCGGCTCACTGCAACCGAATCCGGATGAACCGGATCGAGAAGACGAAGATTTAGAGGACGGCGAACAGATTCTCGGTGACGCCGAAAACATCTCTGCGGGCGATGAGAGCATCAACGCCTCCGTCCAAGGAACCGGAAGCGGCGAGGGGACGAGCGGTTCGACCGCACCGCCGTCCTCCTACGACGACAGCGGATTTGCTGATGCAGCCGTCGAGAGCCAACAGGCGGGATACGCCGAATCGGAGAACGTCGAAGACGCGGAGCTCATCCGCGAGTACAACCTGAAAATACGCGACGAAGACGACGAAGACGATACCTGA
- a CDS encoding DUF7501 family protein: MSQSQPPSEIAYSWDDPDLCPFCMTELDTPGAGFIEHLDDSPVCERGFETWRTSVANDMRGEWSG, translated from the coding sequence ATGTCCCAATCCCAACCACCGTCCGAAATCGCGTACTCGTGGGATGACCCAGACCTGTGCCCGTTCTGCATGACGGAGTTGGACACTCCCGGTGCAGGCTTCATCGAGCACTTAGACGACAGTCCCGTCTGTGAACGCGGGTTCGAGACGTGGCGCACGTCCGTCGCCAACGACATGCGCGGCGAGTGGTCCGGCTAG